In one Modestobacter sp. L9-4 genomic region, the following are encoded:
- a CDS encoding sigma-70 family RNA polymerase sigma factor translates to MSRPRPVAPTAAPPGPAAPARPPLPSPADTDPAASRPVPWPRASAARPRPTPYPRHAVALDEQVDVWELVRRAQDGDTEGFGQLYDRYVDVVYRFLYARVGDRATAEDFTSETFVRALRRIDSLSFQGRDVGAWLVTIARNIVLDHVKSSRVRLEVPTADMRDADRATDGPEEAVLQRLTNAALFAAIAQLSADQRECLVLRFLQGLSVAETAAAMGKKDGAVKALQHRAVRRLATLVPEGLG, encoded by the coding sequence ATGTCCCGTCCCAGGCCGGTCGCGCCCACCGCCGCGCCGCCCGGGCCCGCGGCCCCCGCGCGGCCGCCGCTCCCCTCCCCCGCCGACACCGACCCGGCGGCGTCCCGGCCGGTGCCCTGGCCGCGCGCGTCGGCCGCCCGGCCGCGGCCGACCCCGTACCCGCGGCACGCCGTCGCCCTCGACGAGCAGGTCGACGTCTGGGAGCTGGTGCGCCGCGCGCAGGACGGGGACACCGAGGGGTTCGGCCAGCTCTACGACCGCTACGTCGACGTCGTCTACCGGTTCCTGTACGCGCGGGTCGGCGACCGGGCCACCGCGGAGGACTTCACCAGCGAGACGTTCGTCCGGGCGCTGCGCCGGATCGACTCGCTCAGCTTCCAGGGCCGCGACGTCGGCGCCTGGCTGGTGACCATCGCCCGCAACATCGTGCTCGACCACGTGAAGAGCAGCCGGGTCCGGCTGGAGGTGCCCACCGCCGACATGCGGGACGCCGACCGGGCCACCGACGGCCCGGAGGAGGCGGTGCTGCAGCGGCTGACCAACGCCGCGCTGTTCGCCGCGATCGCCCAGCTGTCCGCCGACCAGCGCGAGTGCCTGGTGCTGCGGTTCCTGCAGGGGCTGTCGGTCGCCGAGACGGCCGCGGCGATGGGCAAGAAGGACGGCGCGGTGAAGGCGCTGCAGCACCGGGCGGTGCGGCGGCTGGCGACCCTGGTGCCGGAGGGGCTCGGGTGA